A stretch of the Nakaseomyces glabratus chromosome L, complete sequence genome encodes the following:
- the RQC2 gene encoding Rqc2p (CAGL0L08822g~Ortholog(s) have mRNA binding, ribosomal large subunit binding, tRNA binding activity and role in rescue of stalled ribosome, ribosome-associated ubiquitin-dependent protein catabolic process), which yields MKQRISALDLQILAVELKSALEGFRLSNIYNIADSSRQFLLKFNKPDSKANVVVDCGLRIHLTEFNRPVPPTPSGFVVKLRKHLKSKRLTALRQVTGDRILVLEFADGLFYLVLEFFSAGNVILLDHERKILALQRIVHEHENKVGEVYNMFDETTFDENMNDTQDERERTYSLELVNSWMNECETKFKSELSILSQNESKNKKVKVMSIHKLLLSKVPHLSSDLLSKNLRIHGFNPSSSCLEYIGKKDEILNLLLETEKEYKNLLNADEKTGYIIAKKNPLYKIDTPGYDLEYIYENFHPFIPHIPATDEDKSKVIKIEGDYNKTLDDFFSTIESSKYALKIQNQEQQAKQKIEAARQENKKRIDALREQQASNETKGNLLIANVDLVEEVKSAVLGLVNQQMDWNTIEKLIQSEQNKGNKIAKHVSLPLDLKNNKIKILLPNTDEEDSTSSDDSDSDSSSDDDSEIDSSEEENSDVSDFETEEGVETSTKKDKKKVSQKRNSKVDKFSLNKTVVAIDLGLSAYANASTYFNMKKDHAEKQKKVEKNIEKAMKNIEDKIGKQLQKKLKESHDVLKKIRKPYFFEKYFWFYSTEGFLVMLGKSNVETDQIYSRYIEDDDIFMSNSFDTKVWIKNPERVEVPPNTLMQAGILCMSASPAWQKKIASSPWWCFAKNVTKFDDVDGSVLAPGVFRLRNEKQINMLPPAQLVMGVGFMWKKKTQENELENEQSETDTSESESEEISESKEIPSTNETAAEVDSLDNKTGTELTENSEETNMNITNASKQSSAASLKDIEGICDDESDNRSESVMSAEKEMSELTLSSKVKKQVRGKKGKLKKMQKKYADQDEDEKRIRLEALGTLKGVEKQKQREAEEKKKQELREHKKIRREKQKQLQALKFNKNEKVKVDYEKIRTELVPNLTKEEEISDIVPVFAPWPAMLKYKYKVKIQPGNAKKTKTLSEVLNYFKNREVDPTMSNKELDWPREHEYIKTMKEQEMVLMISVDKLKATLPSQGKNSSKSSKNGKTQKKKK from the coding sequence ATGAAGCAAAGAATTAGTGCATTAGATCTGCAGATCCTAGCCGTGGAGCTGAAATCCGCACTGGAAGGATTCAGATTGTccaatatttataatatagCAGATTCTAGCAGACAATTTCTGTTAAAATTTAACAAACCTGATTCCAAAGCCAATGTCGTAGTGGATTGTGGTTTAAGAATCCATCTTACCGAGTTTAATAGGCCAGTACCACCTACCCCTTCTGGCTTTGTCGTCAAGTTAAGAAAGCATCTTAAGTCAAAGAGACTGACTGCCTTGAGGCAGGTTACAGGTGATAGAATTTTAGTACTGGAGTTTGCAGATGGTCTATTCTACTTAGTGTTAGAGTTTTTCAGTGCAGGTAATGTCATCCTCTTGGATCATGAGAGAAAAATTCTTGCATTACAAAGAATTGTACATGAGCATGAGAATAAAGTTGGTGAAGTTTACAACATGTTTGATGAAACCACATTTGATGAGAACATGAATGATACTCAagatgaaagagaaagaacaTACTCATTAGAATTAGTAAATTCCTGGATGAACGAATGTGAAACGAAATTCAAGTCAGAgctttcaattttatcaCAGAACGAATCCAAGAATAAAAAGGTAAAGGTTATGTCTATTCATAAACTGCTACTAAGCAAGGTCCCGCATTTATCTTCTGATTTACTCTCTAAAAATTTAAGAATACATGGATTTAATCCATCATCGTCATGCTTAGAATATATCGGCAAGAAGGATGAAATATTAAACTTATTGTTAGAAACTGagaaagaatataaaaatttattgaacGCTGACGAAAAAACGGGTTATATCatagcaaaaaaaaatcctCTTTATAAGATTGATACACCAGGATATGATCTGGAGTATATATACGAGAACTTTCACCCTTTTATTCCTCATATTCCTGCTACCGATGAAGACAAATCAAAGGTCATCAAAATTGAAGGTGATTACAATAAGACCTTGGATGATTTTTTCTCTACAATCGAGTCATCTAAGTATGCATTGAAGattcaaaatcaagaacaacaagcAAAGCAAAAAATTGAAGCGGCAAGacaagaaaacaaaaaaagaatcgATGCTTTGCGTGAGCAACAAGCATCTAATGAGACAAAAGGTAACCTTCTGATTGCAAATGTTGATTTAGTGGAGGAGGTTAAAAGTGCAGTTTTAGGCTTGGTAAACCAACAAATGGATTGGAATACAATCGAAAAGCTTATCCAAAGCGAGCAGAATAAAGGCAACAAGATAGCAAAACATGTCTCACTACCTcttgatttgaaaaataacaaGATCAAGATACTTCTACCGAAtactgatgaagaagatagcACATCATCTGATGATTCTGATAGTGACAGTAGTTCTGATGACGATTCAGAAATAGATTCCAGTGAGGAAGAGAACAGCGATGtttctgattttgaaaCGGAAGAAGGTGTTGAAACATCAACAAAGAAGGATAAGAAGAAAGTCTctcaaaaaagaaattcaaagGTTGATAAGTTCAGTTTGAACAAAACAGTTGTAGCGATTGATTTGGGTCTCTCTGCCTATGCAAATGCGTCTACCTACTTCAATATGAAAAAAGACCATGCTgagaagcaaaagaaggtggagaaaaatattgaaaaggctatgaaaaatatagaagACAAAATAGGGAAACAATTGCAGAAAAAACTTAAGGAATCTCATGatgttttgaagaaaatcaGAAAGCCTTACTTCTTTGAAAAGTATTTCTGGTTCTATTCTACTGAAGGTTTTCTAGTTATGCTGGGCAAAAGCAATGTCGAGACTGATCAGATATACAGCAGATATATTGAAGACGATGACATTTTCATGTCCAATAGTTTCGACACTAAGGTTTGGATCAAAAACCCTGAAAGAGTTGAGGTGCCTCCTAACACACTAATGCAGGCTGGTATTCTATGTATGTCTGCGAGCCCAGCATGgcagaaaaaaattgcatcTTCACCATGGTGGTGTTTCGCCAAGAATGTTACCAAGTTTGATGATGTTGATGGATCGGTTTTGGCACCTGGTGTATTCAGGTTGAGAAATGAGAAGCAAATCAACATGCTGCCACCAGCACAATTGGTTATGGGTGTCGGATTTATgtggaaaaagaaaacccAAGAAAATGAGCTTGAGAATGAGCAATCAGAGACTGACACTTCTGAATCTGAAAGTGAGGAAATCTCGGAAAGCAAAGAAATTCCATCAACTAACGAAACTGCAGCAGAAGTTGACAGTTTAGATAATAAAACTGGTACGGAATTGACTGAAAACTCTGAAGAAACAAATATGAATATCACAAATGCATCAAAACAATCTTCCGCTGCATCATTAAAAGATATAGAAGGAATATGTGATGATGAGTCCGACAATAGATCTGAATCTGTGATGTCAGCAGAGAAGGAAATGTCAGAGTTGACTTTGTCAAGCAAAGTTAAAAAACAGGTTCGTGGTAAAAAGGGtaaattgaagaaaatgcaGAAGAAATATGCTGAtcaagatgaagatgagaaaAGAATAAGATTGGAGGCCCTAGGAACATTAAAAGGTGTTGAAAAGCAGAAGCAAAGAGAAGCAgaggaaaagaagaagcaagaGTTACGAGAGCATAAAAAGATTAGACGTGAAAAgcaaaaacaattacaagCACTAAAGTTTAACAAGAATGAGAAGGTCAAGGTAGATTACGAAAAGATCAGGACTGAGCTTGTTCCAAATTTgacaaaagaagaagaaatttcaGATATAGTTCCAGTATTTGCACCATGGCCAGCCATGTTGAAGTACAAATATAAGGTCAAGATCCAACCTGGTAATGCTAAGAAAACAAAGACTCTCAGTGAAGTATTAAActattttaaaaatagagAAGTGGATCCAACAATGAGCAATAAAGAATTAGATTGGCCTAGAGAGCACGAATACATCAAAACCatgaaagaacaagaaatggTTTTGATGATTAGTGTAGATAAATTGAAGGCAACATTGCCATCGCAAGGAAAGAATTCCTCTAAGTCGTCAAAGAATGGAAAAactcaaaagaagaagaaatag
- the CHL1 gene encoding DNA helicase (CAGL0L08844g~Ortholog(s) have DNA helicase activity and role in DNA-dependent DNA replication maintenance of fidelity, establishment of sister chromatid cohesion, interstrand cross-link repair, mitotic sister chromatid cohesion) gives MDNATKFHHPYSPYDIQLDLMQCVYDTLANPVKKVAIVESPTGTGKTLSLICSTLTWLRDNKADILSSVDTLHSNEDDSHDSEPEWVKDTYKESILKDKLELLDEYEKYLEELHLKENKIIKFGTSIEDKSKVKRRKVTSSSKAKIEVSIEDEDEFVAKPYESDGEETTDLEKKEALSKEVQELLAKFDSSKKNTDNVELGRFASASQNQVRIFFSSRTHSQLNQFAEQLKLTNFPSSFPDKVAHERVKYMPLGSKKQLCINPDVKKWKTLEGINDACSEVRRSKEGCPFYQNTPKWHNSKETNHFRDQVFSDIHDIEDIAKVGESLAVCPYYAARDFIPSSEIVTLPYQYLLSESTRSQLRLDLKGSIVVIDEAHNLVDTINSIHSAEISLSELKQSYNSIILYMKKFKSRLNPGNRVNLLKLSKLITVLINFITTHYKKPGLEVDAFSILESNNTDMLNVHRVLKYIKTSHIAYKLDTYIQKLQEKESPSNQKPSSQPLLYKISKFLECLNNTSSEGSFFFERGPSLRYMLLEPSRIFQDIIDSARCVILAGGTMEPVSQLLQYLVPKLDDSSITKFSCNHVIPDSHLRTYIVNEPQFEFTFEKRNSVNLVQNHLFNFYLELSTTIPKTGGIIGFFPSYKYLDEIIVSWRKAGLFEKLDKERKVFYEMKDGPDPLPDYTSAVANSEGAILFAIVGGKLSEGINFGGNLCRAIVMTGLPYPNVFSGELIISRKHLEEKVLNGGGSKTDANMAAKEFFENICMKAVNQSVGRSIRSINDYSLIYLLDKRYANANIQSKLSQWVRSRIQSVSTVRDVMASSKEFFDQIADT, from the coding sequence ATGGATAATGCTACAaaatttcatcatcctTATAGCCCGTATGATATTCAGTTGGATCTAATGCAGTGTGTATATGATACGCTTGCCAATCCAGTAAAGAAAGTTGCCATAGTTGAAAGTCCTACAGGAACAGGTAAGACGCTGTCGTTGATCTGTTCCACGTTGACATGGCTTAGGGATAATAAGGCTGATATTCTATCTTCTGTAGATACACTGCACAGTAATGAAGATGACTCCCATGATAGCGAACCAGAATGGGTTAAAGATACTTATAAGGAATCGATATTGAAGGATAAGTTAGAACTACTGGATGAGTACGAAAAATACTTGGAAGAACTACAtctaaaagaaaacaaaattatcaaatttgGAACATCAATTGAAGATAAGTCGAAGGTTAAGAGACGAAAGGTTACATCTTCTAGTAAGGcaaaaattgaagtttcaattgaggatgaagatgaatttGTCGCAAAACCTTATGAATCAGATGGCGAGGAAACTACTGATttggaaaagaaggaaGCGTTAAGCAAAGAAGTTCAGGAGCTTCTTGCTAAGTTTGActcttcaaaaaagaatacagATAATGTTGAATTGGGTAGGTTTGCTTCTGCATCTCAAAACCAGGttagaatttttttttcctctaGAACGCACTCCCAGTTGAACCAATTCGCTGAGCAACTGAAGTTAACCAACTTTCCATCCTCTTTTCCAGATAAAGTTGCTCATGAAAGGGTGAAATATATGCCTTTAGGGTCTAAAAAGCAATTGTGTATTAATCCAGATgtaaaaaaatggaagacTCTGGAGGGTATTAACGATGCATGTTCTGAGGTAAGGAGATCAAAGGAGGGTTGTCCCTTCTATCAAAATACCCCAAAGTGGCATAATAGTAAAGAAACCAATCATTTTCGGGATCAAGTATTTTCAGACATCCACGacattgaagatattgCTAAAGTAGGTGAGAGCTTAGCTGTTTGTCCGTATTATGCAGCAAGAGATTTTATACCATCCAGTGAAATAGTGACACTACCttatcaatatttactTTCGGAGTCAACAAGGTCACAACTAAGACTTGACCTGAAGGGCTCGATTGTTGTCATTGATGAAGCTCATAACTTAGTTGACACCATCAATTCAATACATTCGGCTGAAATATCATTGTCTGAGTTGAAGCAGTCTTATAATAGCATCATTctatatatgaaaaaattcAAGTCGCGATTAAATCCGGGAAATAGAGTTAACTTATTGAAACTGAGTAAATTGATAACTGttttaattaatttcaTCACCACTCATTACAAAAAGCCAGGACTAGAGGTAGATGCATTTTCAATATTAGAGTCGAATAATACCGACATGCTAAATGTACATCGAGTTCTGAAGTACATTAAGACTTCCCACATTGCGTATAAGCTTGatacatatatacaaaaacttcaagaaaaagaatCCCCCAGTAATCAAAAGCCATCATCCCAACCGCTATTATACAAGATTTccaaatttcttgaatgCCTCAATAACACATCATCAGAGGGGAGTTTCTTTTTCGAGAGAGGACCATCTCTGAGATATATGTTGCTAGAGCCCAGTAGAATATTTCAGGATATCATTGACTCTGCACGATGTGTGATTTTAGCTGGTGGTACCATGGAACCTGTCTCTCAGTTGCTACAATACCTTGTTCCAAAACTTGATGACAGTTCTATCACAAAATTCTCCTGTAATCATGTCATACCGGATTCACACCTACGCACATATATTGTTAATGAACCACAATTTGAGTTTACCTTTGAGAAGAGAAATAGCGTTAATCTGGTTCAAAATcatttattcaatttttatcTCGAGTTATCAACCACTATTCCTAAGACAGGTGGTATTATTGGTTTTTTTCCTAGTTATAAGTATCTAGATGAAATAATTGTATCATGGAGGAAGGCTGGGTTATTTGAAAAGTTGgataaagaaagaaaagtattCTATGAAATGAAAGATGGTCCAGATCCACTACCAGACTATACTTCTGCTGTTGCAAACTCAGAAGGAGCAATATTGTTTGCTATTGTAGGCGGCAAGCTGTCGGAAGGTATTAACTTTGGTGGAAATCTGTGTCGAGCAATCGTAATGACTGGGTTACCTTATCCAAATGTATTCAGTGGAGAGCTTATAATAAGTAGAAAGCATTTGGAGGAAAAGGTGCTAAATGGTGGTGGAAGTAAAACTGATGCTAATATGGCTGCgaaagaattttttgaGAATATATGTATGAAGGCCGTTAATCAATCAGTAGGAAGATCAATCAGAAGCATAAATGACTATTCATTAATTTACTTATTAGATAAGAGATATGCAAATGCAAATATTCAATCGAAATTGTCTCAATGGGTGAGGAGCAGGATTCAATCAGTTAGTACTGTCAGGGATGTTATGGCATCTTCTAAAGAATTCTTTGATCAGATTGCGGATACTTGA
- the TFC8 gene encoding transcription factor TFIIIC subunit TFC8 (CAGL0L08866g~Ortholog(s) have DNA binding, bending, RNA polymerase III type 1 promoter sequence-specific DNA binding, RNA polymerase III type 2 promoter sequence-specific DNA binding and transcription factor activity, more), giving the protein MKILKDLAVTRRDISDWSHSLSWTRDGSLIIETSPELTLAQPIFRTDVDNTLKNMFQLKSIELPMGDNAFEFEQSGRNTLINSDPSSTIRICKTSNIMSWKACITSNANCLIYDNNNNLYNITPSEGSIESRSIHSICWHPEDKYICLGNEVGGLFFYEIAFNDGPQQNVIFNLKHTISLNSKSHDQWVTRIIWNDENHLVCSLSDNSLYIVRDYTSVTKIKEATRHQIFDMVLAKDSILITCPGEFCCYQIANQILLHHPLEDYEPYYIIPLLHTKEQNTQAILLSHNNGKRVMIGNRIQVETDSEISPIFAKKVKKWSTLYNELQKYDVNLNIFGVALSTDGYSVAILYNIERVSIKYTITSENKYNIILLPLYKTWNLSRAALGLSWYQTYQIYGKELPKNLCSSQNSRIDYHLSFSFKDFLFFIINHQLTMQMQFNNFINDSSDINFVSRGLYDFGVSKIEDFENELDIACLNGIAGSLGLELPHKPIKFTMKGEHISETFISNNRSSPECMTSEENHTWRVCALTFLPILTMHVKICPVTNKRIINISKDQYNEYGWFTRTILEVFSTESVYSGTPYLSP; this is encoded by the coding sequence ATGAAAATACTGAAGGACCTAGCGGTAACTAGACGTGACATATCAGACTGGAGTCATTCTCTCAGCTGGACTAGAGATGGTTCCCTCATTATTGAGACTTCGCCAGAGTTAACACTTGCTCAACCTATATTCAGAACGGATGTGGATaatactttgaaaaatatgttTCAATTGAAGTCAATAGAGTTGCCAATGGGTGACAATGCCTTTGAATTTGAGCAAAGTGGCCGTAACACTTTGATAAATTCAGACCCATCATCAACAATTCGTATTTGCAAGACAAGTAATATCATGAGTTGGAAAGCGTGTATTACCAGTAACGCTAATTGCTTGATCTAtgacaacaacaacaatctATATAATATAACTCCCTCTGAAGGAAGTATAGAAAGTAGATCTATACATTCTATTTGCTGGCATCCCGAGGACAAGTACATCTGCTTAGGCAATGAGGTTGGTGGcctatttttttatgaGATTGCTTTCAATGACGGCCCCCAACAAAATGTTATCTTTAACTTAAAACATACTATTTCGTTGAATAGTAAAAGCCATGACCAATGGGTAACGAGAATCATATGGAATGATGAAAACCACTTAGTATGTTCTCTTTCTGACAATTCCCTATATATAGTACGTGACTACACCAGTGTTACTAAAATAAAGGAAGCAACAAGacatcaaatttttgatatggTATTAGCAAAAGATTCGATACTAATTACGTGTCCGGGAGAATTCTGTTGTTATCAAATTGCCAACCAGATATTACTACATCATCCTTTAGAAGATTATGAACCATATTATATAATTCCTCTGCTACACACTAAGGAACAAAACACGCAAGCAATTTTACTTTCTCATAATAATGGTAAAAGAGTTATGATTGGTAACAGAATTCAAGTAGAGACTGACTCAGAAATAAGCCCTATATTTGCcaagaaggtgaagaaaTGGTCAACACTCTACAATGAACTACAAAAATATGATGTCAATTTGAACATTTTCGGAGTTGCATTATCTACAGATGGCTACTCTGTAGCAATTCTCTATAATATTGAAAGGGTATCAATAAAGTACACAATAACTTCCGAAAACAAGTATAACATAATATTGCTACCACTATACAAAACATGGAATCTATCTCGTGCTGCTTTAGGCCTTTCATGGTATCAAacatatcaaatatatgGGAAAGAGCTACCAAAAAACCTCTGCAGCTCCCAAAATAGTAGGATTGACTAccatctttctttttctttcaaagattttctcttttttattattaaccATCAACTGACCATGCAAATGCAGTTTAACAACTTTATCAATGATAGTAGTGATATAAACTTTGTTTCAAGAGGTTTATATGATTTCGGTGtatcaaaaatagaagattttgaaaatgaattaGACATCGCATGCTTGAATGGAATTGCCGGTTCTTTAGGATTAGAGTTACCACATAAACCAATCAAATTCACAATGAAGGGCGAACACATCTCTGAGACTTTCATTAGCAATAACAGATCATCACCTGAGTGTATGACTTCCGAGGAAAACCACACATGGAGGGTCTGTGCATTAACATTTTTACCTATTTTGACTATGCACGTCAAAATTTGTCCTGTAACAAACAAACGTATCATTAATATTTCTAAGGATCAATATAATGAATACGGTTGGTTTACAAGAACCATACTTGAGGTATTTTCGACAGAAAGTGTCTATAGCGGAACACCATATTTGTCACCATAA